A stretch of Myroides oncorhynchi DNA encodes these proteins:
- a CDS encoding S41 family peptidase — MIKNTITLLTLSLVSLAWAQQSPKFASTPSLSPDGKTTYFSYNGDIWQAPTAGGEALRVTALEGNETNPRVSPDGKWLAFSSDQYGNRDVFLMPLTGGQITQLTYHQASEDVESWSWDSKTIYFTSNANNNFGSYTIGINGGTPKPLFTNYFNNTNGLVVTPSGEYLFTSSMESASQTTRKRYKGENNPDILSYNPTTKAFKSYTDYEGKDFNPTVDKNGKIYFISDENNGNYNLYTFENGKKVALTNFDTSIKKPYVSADGSKVVFEKDYMIYVLDTATKSITPLATSVNTNKAIEKEQSYAVEDNMEYFDVSPDAKKIAFVSRGILFVSDIEGKFIQAVSDGKERVMEVKWLKDNKTLLYSQTYKGYQNWFKRSADGKGTVTQLTSDNRNNRDITLNKEMTKAVYLSGRDEVRLLDLTAYTSKVIVKDEIWAFQNSTPSFSPNGEYVLFTAKRNFEEDIFVHHIAKNETINLTNTGVAESSPYWSPNGKYIYFMSDRLNPSYPLGMQNPSIYRFSVDWQTDAFKSDQFDKLFVEKKEEDAKDTKKKDKKKKQDDTPKVKSIKINTEGLLDRIEQVSDRFGSQYNPIVFADDKKEVVFYNTNQENGKGNLYKTVYEDFEDNKSEKVFEKRANQLLQRDKKIYALISGNIYSFELSKGKPEQLKIKHSFTKNLADEFNQMYYETWAGVEENFYDETFHGIDWDKMKEQFAQYLPDVNSRNDLRVLLNDMLGELGSSHLGFNSSGNEEKTKLNYRSYETGIVFNTDTPYQVDHIVRKSPAYASDIDIIPGDILTKVNGQKVDDKVNRDTYFTFANSQEEITLTFNRGGKEITRKLHPISFTSMKTLLYDEWIYTNKERVNKLSNNRIAYAYMKNMSTTELDQFLLAMVEQEANKEGVILDLRYNTGGNVHDKVLNFLAQRPYLQWKYREGQLTVQSNFTPSGKPIVLLINESSLSDAEMTAAGFKALKLGKIIGQETYRWIIFTSAKSLVDNSSYRLPSWGTYTLDGQNLEKTGVAPDIYIKNTFMDRLNNNDPQLERAVQEILKDIK, encoded by the coding sequence ATGATCAAAAACACTATCACCTTACTTACACTTTCTCTTGTAAGTTTAGCATGGGCACAGCAATCACCTAAATTTGCTTCTACCCCATCACTAAGCCCAGATGGAAAGACAACTTACTTTAGCTATAATGGCGATATATGGCAAGCTCCAACAGCTGGTGGAGAAGCGCTAAGAGTAACTGCCTTAGAGGGTAACGAGACTAACCCTCGCGTATCTCCTGATGGAAAATGGCTAGCATTCTCTTCTGACCAATACGGCAACAGAGATGTATTCTTAATGCCTCTAACAGGAGGACAAATCACACAACTTACTTACCACCAAGCATCAGAAGATGTAGAGAGTTGGAGTTGGGATAGTAAGACGATTTACTTCACATCTAATGCTAATAACAACTTTGGTTCTTACACCATAGGTATTAATGGTGGTACTCCTAAACCACTGTTTACAAACTATTTTAATAATACAAATGGATTAGTCGTTACGCCATCTGGTGAATACCTATTCACTAGCTCTATGGAGAGTGCTAGTCAGACTACGCGTAAGCGTTATAAAGGAGAGAACAATCCAGATATACTAAGCTATAACCCTACGACTAAGGCATTCAAATCTTATACAGATTATGAAGGAAAGGACTTTAATCCTACCGTAGATAAGAACGGGAAGATATACTTCATCTCAGACGAGAACAATGGTAACTATAACTTATACACCTTCGAGAATGGGAAAAAAGTAGCGTTAACTAACTTCGATACTTCTATCAAGAAGCCTTATGTATCAGCAGATGGTAGCAAAGTTGTTTTTGAGAAAGATTACATGATTTATGTTCTTGACACAGCTACTAAGTCTATAACACCTCTAGCTACTTCTGTAAACACGAATAAAGCAATCGAGAAAGAGCAGTCTTATGCTGTAGAAGACAATATGGAATACTTTGATGTGTCTCCTGATGCGAAGAAGATTGCATTCGTTAGCCGTGGGATATTATTCGTCTCTGACATCGAAGGAAAATTCATACAAGCAGTATCGGATGGTAAAGAACGTGTAATGGAAGTAAAATGGTTGAAAGACAACAAGACGTTACTATACAGTCAGACTTATAAAGGGTACCAAAATTGGTTTAAAAGATCTGCTGATGGCAAGGGAACAGTTACTCAATTAACTTCTGATAATCGCAACAACAGAGACATTACTTTAAATAAAGAAATGACTAAAGCGGTATACCTAAGTGGTAGAGATGAAGTGAGATTATTAGACCTGACTGCCTATACTTCTAAAGTAATAGTGAAAGATGAGATATGGGCATTCCAAAACTCTACACCTTCTTTCTCTCCTAATGGAGAATATGTGTTATTCACTGCTAAACGCAATTTTGAAGAAGACATCTTTGTACACCATATCGCAAAGAATGAGACAATCAACCTAACGAATACAGGTGTTGCAGAGTCTAGCCCGTATTGGTCTCCTAATGGTAAGTATATTTACTTTATGAGTGATAGACTTAATCCTTCTTATCCTCTAGGGATGCAGAATCCTAGTATCTACCGATTCTCTGTAGACTGGCAGACAGATGCATTTAAGTCTGATCAGTTTGACAAACTATTCGTAGAAAAGAAAGAAGAGGATGCAAAAGATACTAAGAAAAAGGACAAAAAGAAAAAACAAGACGATACTCCAAAAGTGAAGTCGATTAAGATAAACACAGAGGGACTACTTGATCGTATAGAGCAGGTAAGCGACCGTTTTGGTAGCCAATATAATCCTATCGTATTCGCTGATGATAAGAAAGAGGTAGTATTCTATAACACAAATCAAGAAAACGGAAAGGGCAATTTATACAAAACGGTTTACGAAGACTTCGAAGACAATAAAAGTGAAAAGGTGTTCGAAAAACGCGCTAATCAGTTACTTCAACGTGATAAAAAGATATATGCGCTAATCAGTGGTAATATCTATAGCTTTGAATTAAGTAAAGGAAAGCCTGAGCAGCTTAAAATCAAGCACAGCTTTACTAAAAACTTAGCTGATGAGTTTAACCAAATGTATTATGAGACATGGGCTGGTGTAGAGGAGAATTTCTATGATGAAACTTTTCACGGAATTGATTGGGATAAAATGAAAGAGCAATTCGCTCAATATCTACCTGATGTTAATAGTAGAAATGACCTTCGCGTCTTACTGAACGATATGCTAGGAGAACTAGGTTCTTCTCACTTAGGGTTTAATTCGTCTGGAAATGAAGAAAAAACGAAACTGAACTATAGATCTTACGAAACAGGTATAGTATTTAATACTGATACTCCGTATCAAGTAGATCACATCGTACGTAAATCTCCAGCTTATGCGTCTGATATAGATATTATACCTGGTGATATTTTAACCAAAGTAAATGGTCAAAAAGTAGATGATAAAGTGAATAGAGACACTTACTTCACATTTGCGAATAGTCAAGAGGAAATCACACTGACATTTAACCGAGGTGGTAAGGAAATCACTCGAAAGTTACATCCAATTTCATTCACATCAATGAAGACACTATTATATGACGAATGGATATACACTAATAAAGAACGTGTAAATAAGCTAAGTAATAATCGAATCGCTTATGCCTATATGAAGAATATGAGTACTACAGAGTTAGATCAATTCTTACTGGCAATGGTAGAGCAGGAAGCTAATAAGGAAGGGGTGATTTTAGATTTGCGTTATAACACTGGCGGTAATGTGCATGATAAAGTATTAAATTTCTTAGCACAAAGACCTTATCTTCAATGGAAATACAGAGAGGGACAACTTACTGTACAGAGTAATTTCACTCCTAGTGGTAAGCCAATAGTATTACTTATCAATGAATCGTCTCTGAGTGATGCAGAGATGACTGCAGCAGGATTTAAAGCTTTAAAACTAGGAAAAATCATTGGGCAAGAAACCTATAGATGGATTATATTTACTTCTGCTAAAAGTCTAGTAGATAATTCTAGCTACAGATTACCTTCTTGGGGTACTTACACATTAGATGGTCAGAACCTAGAGAAAACAGGTGTAGCACCTGATATTTATATTAAAAACACATTTATGGATAGATTAAATAACAATGATCCTCAACTTGAGAGAGCTGTTCAAGAAATCCTAAAAGATATCAAGTAA
- a CDS encoding TraR/DksA family transcriptional regulator, producing MKEVGEIVRYSDADLAEFKVLITAKIEKAQADLELIKSAYMNDLNNGTDDTSPTFKAFEEGSETMSKEANAQLAIRQEKFIRDLRNALVRIENKTYGICKVTGKLIDKERLKLVPHATMSIEAKNLQR from the coding sequence ATGAAAGAAGTAGGTGAGATTGTACGTTATTCTGATGCGGATTTAGCTGAATTTAAGGTGTTAATAACAGCTAAGATTGAGAAAGCTCAAGCGGATTTAGAATTGATTAAAAGCGCCTATATGAATGATTTGAACAATGGAACTGATGATACATCACCTACATTCAAAGCATTCGAGGAAGGAAGCGAGACAATGTCTAAAGAAGCGAATGCTCAATTAGCAATACGTCAAGAGAAGTTTATTCGTGACTTAAGAAATGCATTAGTACGCATTGAAAATAAAACGTATGGAATATGTAAAGTAACAGGTAAACTAATCGATAAAGAGAGATTGAAGTTAGTTCCACATGCGACTATGAGTATCGAAGCAAAGAATTTGCAACGTTAA
- a CDS encoding lipoprotein signal peptidase, giving the protein MSLKKAYLLVLVVLVLDQVLKIYIKTNFLLNDEIIFFDWFRIHFIENEGMAWGVELPGNYGKLALTLFRIVAVFGIGWWLNDSFKKRASNYLIVAIALIMAGALGNIIDSIFYGVIFNESTPGQIATMFSDQPYGSWFHGKVVDMFYFPIWKGYLPEWLPIWGGKYFTFFNAIFNLADVAISVGVGILIIFNKKVFKN; this is encoded by the coding sequence ATGTCGTTAAAGAAAGCATACCTACTTGTTCTGGTTGTATTAGTACTGGATCAGGTATTGAAGATATATATTAAAACTAACTTTTTATTGAATGATGAGATTATCTTCTTTGATTGGTTCCGTATTCATTTTATAGAGAATGAGGGTATGGCATGGGGTGTAGAACTACCTGGTAATTATGGGAAACTTGCCTTGACATTATTTAGAATAGTGGCTGTATTCGGTATTGGTTGGTGGTTGAATGACTCTTTTAAGAAAAGAGCATCTAACTATTTAATTGTTGCAATAGCTTTAATTATGGCAGGAGCATTAGGTAATATAATTGATTCTATCTTTTATGGAGTTATCTTTAATGAGAGTACACCAGGACAGATAGCAACGATGTTCTCAGATCAGCCTTATGGTAGTTGGTTTCATGGTAAGGTAGTAGATATGTTTTATTTTCCTATATGGAAAGGGTATTTACCTGAATGGTTGCCAATATGGGGAGGTAAGTATTTTACCTTTTTTAATGCGATATTTAACTTAGCCGATGTGGCAATCTCTGTTGGTGTAGGTATCCTAATTATTTTTAATAAGAAAGTTTTTAAAAACTAA